The Oceanidesulfovibrio indonesiensis DNA window ATCCTGGTTGGCGCGTTTGTCGTCGGCATGCTGCTGACACCACCGGATGTGTTCTCCCAGACGCTGCTGGCCATACCGATGTACTGTCTGTTTGAGGTCGGGGTCTTCTTCTCCCGTTTCTACGTGGGTAAAGGGCGTCGCTCGGATGACGAAGACGATACGTCCGACAAGACCACTGAAGAGTAAAACCAGCCGCCCGTCAGGGCGGTTGTTACATGGGGATTTGCATGTTTGATATCGGACTCAACCTGACCAGCTCGCAGTTTGCGAAAAATCGCGATGAGGTGGTTGCGCGTGCGTTTGCCGCCGGGGTCAAAGGACTGCTGCTTACGGGTACCAACCTGCATGAGAGCGAGCAGGCGCAGCAGCTGGCGCAACGCTACGATCGCTGTTGGTCTACCGCTGGCGTCCATCCTCACGACAGCAGCCAGTGGACCCCGGAAAGTGGCGACACCCTCTACAGGCTGGCTAAAACAGCAGAGGTGGTGGCGATTGGCGAATGCGGTCTCGATTTCAACCGTAACTTTTCTACGCCTGAAGAGCAGGAAAAGGCGTTTACTGCCCAGCTTGCGCTGGCGGCAGAGCTTGAAATGCCCGTATTTATGCACTGCCGCGACGCGCATGAGCGTTTCCTGGCCCTTCTGGATCCGTGGCTCGATAAACTGCCCGGCGCGGTACTGCACTGCTTCACGG harbors:
- a CDS encoding twin-arginine translocase subunit TatC, whose translation is ILVGAFVVGMLLTPPDVFSQTLLAIPMYCLFEVGVFFSRFYVGKGRRSDDEDDTSDKTTEE
- a CDS encoding TatD family hydrolase; its protein translation is MFDIGLNLTSSQFAKNRDEVVARAFAAGVKGLLLTGTNLHESEQAQQLAQRYDRCWSTAGVHPHDSSQWTPESGDTLYRLAKTAEVVAIGECGLDFNRNFSTPEEQEKAFTAQLALAAELEMPVFMHCRDAHERFLALLDPWLDKLPGAVLHCFT